Proteins co-encoded in one Myotis daubentonii chromosome 8, mMyoDau2.1, whole genome shotgun sequence genomic window:
- the TUBB1 gene encoding tubulin beta-1 chain → MREIVHIQIGQCGNQIGAKFWEVIGEEHGIDSVGSYGGDCALQLERISVYYNEAHDKKYVPRAVLVDLEPGTMDSIRSSKLGSLFQPDSFVHGNSGAGNNWAKGHYTEGAELLDSVLDVVRGESEACDCLQGFQIVHSLGGGTGSGMGTLLMNKIREEYPDRILNSFSVMPSPKVSDTVVEPYNAVLSIHQLIENADACFCIDNEALYDICFRTLKLTTPTYGDLNHLVSLTMSGITTSLRFPGQLNADLRKLAVNMVPFPRLHFFIPGFAPLTAQGSQQYRALSVAELTQQMFDARNAMAACDPRHGRYLTVACIFRGRMSTKEVDEQMLTVQTRSSSCFVDWIPNNVKVAVCDIPPPGLSMAATFIGNSTAIQELFTRMSEHFAAMFRRKAFVHWYTGEGMDIDEFVEAESNIHDLVSEYQQIQDAKAGLEEDDEVVGEAEMEAEDKEG, encoded by the exons ATGCGTGAAATTGTGCACATTCAGATCGGCCAGTGTGGTAACCAGATCGGAGCCAAG TTCTGGGAGGTGATTGGTGAGGAGCATGGCATCGACTCGGTTGGGAGCTATGGCGGGGACTGCGCCCTGCAGCTGGAGAGGATCAGCGTGTATTACAACGAGGCCCACG ATAAGAAATACGTGCCCCGAGCCGTCTTGGTGGACCTGGAACCTGGGACGATGGACAGCATCCGATCTAGCAAATTGGGAAGCCTCTTTCAACCAGACAGTTTTGTCCATG GTAACTCTGGGGCTGGCAACAACTGGGCCAAGGGCCACTACACGGAGGGAGCGGAGCTGCTGGACAGTGTCCTGGACGTGGTGCGGGGCGAGAGCGAGGCCTGCGACTGCTTGCAGGGCTTCCAGATCGTGCACTCGCTGGGCGGGGGCACCGGCTCAGGCATGGGCACGCTGCTCATGAACAAGATCCGGGAGGAGTACCCCGACCGCATCCTCAACTCCTTCAGCGTCATGCCCTCGCCCAAGGTGTCGGACACGGTGGTGGAGCCCTACAACGCCGTGCTGTCCATCCACCAGCTGATTGAGAACGCCGACGCCTGCTTCTGCATCGACAACGAGGCCCTCTACGACATCTGCTTCCGCACCCTGAAGCTGACCACGCCCACCTACGGAGACCTCAACCACCTGGTGTCCTTGACCATGAGCGGCATCACCACCTCCCTCCGGTTCCCGGGCCAGCTCAATGCCGACCTGCGCAAGCTGGCCGTGAACATGGTGCCCTTCCCCCGCCTGCACTTCTTCATTCCCGGCTTCGCCCCGCTCACGGCGCAGGGCAGCCAGCAGTACCGGGCCCTCTCGGTGGCCGAGCTCACGCAGCAGATGTTTGATGCCCGCAACGCCATGGCTGCCTGTGACCCCCGGCACGGCCGCTACCTGACCGTGGCCTGCATCTTCCGAGGGAGGATGTCCACCAAGGAGGTGGACGAGCAGATGCTCACCGTGCAGACCCGGAGCAGCAGCTGCTTCGTGGACTGGATCCCCAACAACGTCAAGGTGGCCGTCTGCGACATCCCGCCCCCGGGGCTGAGCATGGCCGCCACCTTCATCGGCAACAGCACGGCCATCCAGGAGCTGTTCACCAGGATGTCCGAGCACTTCGCGGCCATGTTCCGGAGGAAGGCTTTCGTGCACTGGTACACTGGCGAGGGCATGGACATTGACGAGTTTGTGGAGGCCGAGAGCAACATCCACGACCTGGTGTCCGAGTACCAGCAGATTCAAGACGCCAAAGCAGGTCTGGAGGAAGATGACgaggtggtgggggaggcagaaatGGAAGCAGAGGATAAGGAGGGTTAA
- the ATP5F1E gene encoding ATP synthase subunit epsilon, mitochondrial produces the protein MVAYWRQAGLSYIRYSQICAKAVRDALKAEFKASAEKTSSSSVKIVKVKKE, from the exons ATGGTGGCCTACTGGCGACAGGCTGGACTCAG CTACATCCGCTACTCCCAGATCTGTGCCAAAGCAGTGCGGGATGCACTGAAGGCTGAATTCAAAGCAAGCGCCGAGAAGACTTCCAGCAGCAGCGTCAAAATTGTGAAAGTGAAGAAGGAATAA